A window from Deltaproteobacteria bacterium encodes these proteins:
- a CDS encoding MoaD/ThiS family protein — translation MKVTVKLFASLRKDRFAVDDFDYQEGTTVGHILASLNIPEGEAAIIFINGRHAEADSLLKEGDLLAIFPPVGGG, via the coding sequence GTGAAAGTTACCGTCAAATTGTTTGCTTCCCTGCGCAAGGACCGGTTTGCCGTTGACGACTTCGATTACCAGGAGGGCACTACGGTAGGTCATATCCTGGCATCCCTGAATATCCCTGAAGGAGAGGCGGCCATCATTTTCATCAACGGCCGTCACGCGGAAGCTGATTCTCTCCTCAAGGAGGGAGATCTGCTGGCCATTTTTCCGCCGGTGGGGGGCGGGTAA
- a CDS encoding tetratricopeptide repeat protein, whose amino-acid sequence MKNFPFHKTTPVIFLLLAVLLLNNCATAPVSTVDAAAPVAESASDRDKVAKAPVIPAADPFADVYRNKAINYEKAQEFLKAIEMWKIFSSLTPADRETIKKIEELKKQADTAAASHFKSGVAHYQKGAAASARKEFLLTLLYNPDHKAALDYLKNKLTGEEPTQYVVKKGDTLPSIAQKFYNDPQKDFLISYFNNIDKQTGLVPDMNLIIPILEISEPEKPKEEYDSTPGEEEEAPPAADIAGLLAKAMELLNAKKYRDAIPAAENIMKYESTNSAALNIVNTANYELGKIANAARNYTEALKYFRKVNPGFRDVKNVIISTQNLLAEVRYNMGVKLYVAEKIEQAIREWKEALALNPKHPRAGRDIENAQNLLKKIQKLK is encoded by the coding sequence ATGAAAAACTTTCCGTTCCATAAAACAACTCCGGTTATCTTTCTCCTGCTCGCCGTTTTATTGCTCAACAATTGCGCAACCGCTCCTGTCAGCACTGTGGATGCGGCAGCTCCTGTTGCTGAGTCGGCATCTGACAGGGATAAAGTTGCGAAGGCGCCTGTGATTCCGGCTGCCGATCCCTTTGCTGATGTTTACCGGAATAAAGCGATAAATTATGAAAAGGCGCAAGAGTTTCTGAAAGCAATCGAGATGTGGAAAATATTCAGCAGCTTGACGCCGGCCGACAGAGAAACGATCAAGAAGATAGAAGAATTAAAAAAGCAGGCGGACACAGCCGCTGCCAGTCATTTTAAAAGCGGGGTGGCACATTATCAGAAAGGTGCGGCAGCTTCGGCCCGCAAGGAGTTTTTGCTGACACTGTTATACAATCCCGATCATAAAGCAGCGCTGGATTATCTAAAAAACAAGTTGACCGGGGAGGAGCCCACTCAGTATGTGGTGAAAAAGGGTGATACGCTGCCAAGCATTGCCCAGAAATTTTACAACGATCCCCAAAAAGATTTTCTCATATCCTATTTCAATAATATTGATAAGCAAACCGGCTTAGTCCCCGATATGAACCTGATAATTCCCATTCTGGAGATTTCAGAACCGGAAAAGCCCAAGGAGGAGTACGATTCGACGCCCGGGGAAGAGGAGGAAGCGCCACCAGCGGCTGATATTGCGGGACTTCTTGCCAAGGCCATGGAGCTTCTTAATGCCAAAAAATATCGGGACGCTATCCCGGCAGCGGAAAACATAATGAAGTATGAGAGCACGAACAGCGCTGCCCTGAATATCGTCAATACCGCCAATTACGAGCTGGGCAAAATTGCCAATGCGGCCCGGAACTATACGGAAGCGCTGAAATATTTCAGAAAAGTCAATCCCGGGTTTCGAGATGTGAAGAATGTCATAATATCAACACAAAATCTCCTTGCGGAGGTGCGTTACAACATGGGCGTTAAATTGTACGTGGCTGAAAAGATCGAGCAGGCGATTCGGGAGTGGAAGGAAGCGCTCGCGCTTAATCCAAAACACCCGCGGGCAGGCAGGGATATTGAAAATGCTCAAAATCTGCTTAAAAAAATACAAAAACTAAAATGA
- a CDS encoding HesA/MoeB/ThiF family protein, translated as MEILQECLGVRAEKGLISLSTQTWAVQHFGLTFPAVEEAILELNLLPARYQRNQRSLSCRQQLSLFRSKVAVIGCGGLGGYIIEELARIGIGHITVVDPDTFEEHNLNRQLFSKLDNLGQPKVNVAADRIKEINPAVTIVPVQDAFTAANGRKIIEKIDVVADALDSIPRRLELAEVCEKCNIPLVHGGVGGWYGQVATQFPGEGTLQKIYSRYSGERGVEKDLGNLSFVVAVIASMEVSEIVKILLGEGSTFRGKMLSLNFLDTEFTEITF; from the coding sequence ATGGAAATTCTCCAGGAATGCCTTGGGGTCCGTGCTGAGAAGGGATTGATCAGTCTTTCCACCCAGACGTGGGCAGTCCAACATTTCGGGCTAACTTTTCCAGCTGTGGAGGAGGCCATCCTGGAGCTGAATCTGCTGCCGGCACGTTACCAGCGAAATCAACGAAGCCTTTCCTGCCGGCAGCAGCTCTCCCTTTTTCGCAGCAAAGTAGCCGTGATCGGCTGTGGCGGCCTGGGAGGCTATATCATCGAGGAACTGGCCCGCATCGGCATCGGTCATATCACCGTAGTTGATCCCGATACGTTTGAGGAGCATAATCTAAACCGCCAGTTGTTCTCCAAACTTGACAACCTGGGACAGCCCAAGGTGAACGTCGCCGCCGACAGGATAAAAGAGATCAATCCCGCCGTAACCATCGTACCGGTGCAGGATGCCTTTACTGCCGCAAACGGCAGGAAAATTATCGAAAAGATTGATGTTGTGGCAGACGCCCTGGATAGCATTCCGCGGCGTCTCGAATTGGCTGAGGTATGCGAAAAATGCAACATCCCGCTGGTTCACGGAGGCGTCGGCGGCTGGTACGGTCAGGTGGCCACCCAATTCCCGGGAGAAGGCACGCTGCAAAAAATCTATTCCCGGTATAGCGGCGAGCGAGGAGTCGAAAAGGATCTGGGAAATCTGTCTTTTGTCGTTGCTGTCATCGCGAGCATGGAAGTCTCCGAAATTGTTAAGATACTTCTCGGGGAAGGATCAACATTTAGAGGCAAGATGCTTTCGCTGAACTTCCTCGATACTGAATTTACAGAAATTACCTTTTGA
- a CDS encoding radical SAM/SPASM family putative metalloenzyme maturase, with protein sequence MNNLPSIETPALRHYPAKLFVELTTRCNLQCPMCLKQRHDAEFLEGDMSADIFMALSPALPTLEALVLNGIGEPLLHPRLDDFIRIAKEKMDKNAWIGFQTNGLLIDRQRAVSLVRAGVDRICLSVDAVSPETFSNIRQGGEFRSVEGALQMLRAAKETYNERLEIGVEFVLRRDNIGELAETIHWAALQGADFAIVTQLFPYHQALVSQTTYDANLDLSVSIFHDHLRRAEKEGIDIRRYYDVFMKYEKSAEEKKMITFVEALVADALRQGISLNLQKLFATDHAWVEKMEEVFARAQSVGTETGIKLRLPEIIPKSARRCEFVEEGSIFVSWDGNVHPCYFLWHHYRCYINGVEKTVKPKIFGNLSEKGILAIWNDPNFVTFRQNVVRYDYPFCFNCNFALCDYVEGGDFEQDCYINSEPCGVCLWCMDIFQCLK encoded by the coding sequence ATGAACAACCTGCCGTCCATTGAAACTCCGGCCCTGAGACATTATCCGGCCAAGTTGTTCGTCGAATTAACCACCCGCTGCAATCTCCAATGTCCCATGTGTCTTAAACAGCGACATGATGCAGAATTTCTGGAAGGGGATATGTCTGCGGATATTTTCATGGCCCTGTCGCCGGCGTTGCCAACCCTGGAAGCCCTGGTCTTGAACGGTATCGGCGAGCCACTCCTTCATCCCCGCCTTGATGATTTCATCCGGATTGCCAAAGAGAAAATGGACAAAAACGCCTGGATAGGATTCCAGACCAATGGTCTGCTCATAGACAGGCAGCGGGCCGTATCTCTGGTCAGGGCGGGAGTGGACCGGATATGCCTTTCTGTTGACGCTGTATCCCCGGAAACCTTCAGCAACATTCGCCAGGGAGGCGAATTCAGGAGTGTCGAGGGAGCGCTACAAATGCTCCGGGCAGCAAAAGAAACATACAACGAGCGACTGGAAATCGGGGTGGAGTTCGTCCTGAGGCGCGATAATATTGGCGAGTTGGCGGAAACAATTCACTGGGCGGCTTTGCAGGGCGCCGATTTCGCAATTGTCACGCAACTTTTTCCCTATCATCAGGCGCTTGTTTCCCAGACGACATACGACGCCAACCTGGACCTTTCTGTATCCATATTTCATGACCACCTGCGCAGAGCCGAAAAAGAGGGTATTGATATCAGGCGCTATTACGATGTATTCATGAAATATGAAAAATCGGCTGAGGAAAAGAAAATGATTACCTTCGTGGAAGCGCTCGTGGCGGATGCCTTGCGACAGGGAATTTCATTGAATCTCCAGAAACTGTTTGCGACGGATCACGCCTGGGTGGAAAAGATGGAGGAGGTCTTCGCCAGGGCACAGTCTGTTGGGACAGAGACGGGGATAAAACTCCGGCTCCCGGAAATTATCCCCAAAAGCGCCCGCCGGTGCGAGTTTGTGGAGGAAGGCAGCATCTTTGTTTCCTGGGACGGCAATGTCCATCCCTGCTATTTTTTGTGGCACCATTACCGCTGTTACATAAACGGCGTGGAAAAGACCGTAAAGCCCAAGATATTCGGTAATCTATCGGAAAAAGGCATCCTGGCAATATGGAATGACCCCAATTTTGTCACATTCCGGCAAAACGTTGTCCGTTATGATTATCCATTTTGTTTCAACTGCAATTTTGCCCTGTGCGATTACGTCGAGGGCGGCGACTTTGAGCAGGATTGTTACATCAATTCCGAACCTTGCGGCGTCTGCCTGTGGTGTATGGACATATTCCAATGCCTGAAGTGA
- a CDS encoding HAMP domain-containing protein, producing the protein MAISIYQKIQGALSGIITAISAQKKKLRSPLGDILLQEKIISPHQLQQALMFQLGSNLKLGQIIVSQGYAKEEEVLNAMEIYYGISLDSLESTAELFKPPSDDLWKRISGLRVPIKIKLSGAIIFIIWLTILILSFTILARQKEQLYAQTVKLGKVSLNYFTNDAKMPLLDDDIVLLNTVIKEAATVEGLLYAIIIDTEQIIKAHTDYTKIGMPMPAFDPNRKRTQEGDITFFPDTLPDGKNVLNLSRPITFHNKNIGAVHVGISIDFIQEQIRQESIFILIMSVLIVILGIVIATILGIYFSFPISQLVLATKEIGKGNFQHKTNIARKDEFGDLADAFNYMSQELWKKLLMQKSFGRYVSPDVLDLILSNPEESWLKGARSEATVLFADVRGFTAYSETREPEAIVEDLNEYFGIITRHILEHGGYVDKFIGDAVMGVFCLPISQNDHAERAVRAAIAMQRELQQGAGSKNVLLTKIGIGINSGMLVSGNLGSDIKMEYTVIGDNVNIAARVLAVAESGKIIITDHTFKLTQHLITVAPLPPQRVKGKSEPLGVFEVLGLKG; encoded by the coding sequence ATGGCCATAAGCATCTATCAGAAAATACAAGGGGCGCTATCCGGCATCATAACTGCCATTTCTGCGCAAAAAAAGAAGCTCCGAAGTCCTCTCGGTGACATTTTACTGCAAGAAAAAATTATTTCGCCGCACCAACTTCAGCAAGCCCTGATGTTTCAGTTGGGGAGCAATCTCAAACTGGGACAGATTATTGTTTCCCAGGGATATGCAAAAGAAGAAGAGGTGTTAAATGCGATGGAGATTTATTACGGCATATCGCTTGACTCCCTTGAAAGCACGGCTGAACTCTTCAAGCCCCCATCCGACGACTTATGGAAAAGAATATCCGGCCTTCGCGTACCAATCAAGATCAAACTCTCTGGCGCGATCATTTTCATTATTTGGCTCACCATTCTGATCCTTAGCTTTACGATTCTCGCCAGGCAAAAGGAACAACTGTATGCACAGACCGTAAAGCTCGGTAAGGTAAGTCTGAATTATTTCACCAATGATGCGAAGATGCCGCTGCTCGACGACGATATCGTCTTGCTTAACACCGTTATAAAAGAAGCTGCCACAGTAGAAGGACTTCTTTACGCAATCATCATTGATACGGAGCAGATCATCAAGGCCCATACGGATTATACCAAAATAGGAATGCCTATGCCGGCTTTCGATCCGAATCGCAAGCGGACCCAGGAAGGTGACATTACCTTTTTCCCCGATACGCTTCCTGATGGTAAAAATGTCCTGAACTTATCCAGACCGATTACTTTTCATAACAAAAATATCGGTGCTGTTCATGTGGGAATATCTATTGATTTTATTCAGGAGCAAATTCGCCAGGAAAGCATCTTTATCCTCATCATGAGCGTTTTGATCGTTATTTTAGGGATAGTAATAGCGACTATACTGGGTATTTACTTTTCTTTTCCCATATCCCAGCTTGTTTTGGCAACGAAGGAAATCGGTAAGGGAAATTTTCAACATAAAACCAATATTGCCCGGAAAGATGAATTTGGTGATCTGGCAGATGCCTTCAACTACATGTCTCAAGAGCTCTGGAAAAAATTATTGATGCAGAAATCTTTCGGGCGCTATGTGAGCCCCGATGTGCTGGATTTGATCCTCTCGAACCCCGAAGAGTCCTGGCTCAAGGGCGCGAGGAGCGAAGCGACCGTCCTGTTTGCAGATGTGAGGGGGTTCACTGCTTACTCGGAGACTCGGGAGCCGGAGGCTATCGTAGAAGATTTGAACGAATATTTCGGGATTATCACCAGGCATATCCTTGAACACGGGGGATACGTGGATAAATTCATCGGTGATGCGGTTATGGGAGTTTTTTGTCTTCCAATTTCACAAAATGATCACGCGGAAAGGGCGGTAAGGGCCGCGATTGCCATGCAGCGGGAGTTGCAGCAGGGCGCCGGGAGCAAGAATGTGCTTCTGACCAAGATAGGCATCGGGATTAATTCAGGGATGCTGGTATCCGGCAATCTCGGTTCCGACATTAAAATGGAATATACGGTTATCGGAGATAACGTTAATATTGCTGCCCGTGTTCTGGCAGTGGCCGAATCCGGAAAAATCATCATCACCGATCATACTTTTAAGCTGACACAGCATCTGATCACCGTTGCACCCCTCCCTCCCCAGAGGGTAAAAGGGAAGTCTGAACCACTCGGAGTCTTCGAGGTGCTGGGATTGAAGGGATAG
- a CDS encoding DUF799 family lipoprotein, whose product MKKVALLIFPFLLWACAGASVYKINFAKDYSPEKVRRVAILNFNRGPDIRLSQDFVVDKFTAAMVGSRFILVDRTDIKKIMEEAKFQNIESGIIDEKTRQKLQQLGADAILTGTLHNYSESKNAQNMITHAEVYLTAKLLHVETGEILWSAEIMKDSKMTNAGEKKKMGIIGGESEAESAVKLLDEIISDMGDSFKEKKNILKNIF is encoded by the coding sequence ATGAAAAAGGTTGCATTGCTGATATTCCCTTTTCTCTTATGGGCCTGCGCCGGCGCTAGCGTATATAAGATCAACTTTGCCAAGGATTATAGCCCTGAGAAGGTACGGCGGGTTGCCATCCTGAATTTCAACCGGGGGCCGGATATCCGTCTTAGTCAGGATTTTGTAGTTGATAAATTCACCGCCGCCATGGTCGGCTCCCGCTTTATCTTGGTGGACCGCACCGACATCAAGAAAATCATGGAAGAGGCGAAATTCCAGAACATCGAATCGGGGATTATTGACGAAAAAACCCGGCAAAAATTGCAGCAGCTCGGAGCAGACGCGATTCTTACAGGTACTCTCCATAACTATTCAGAGAGCAAGAATGCCCAGAATATGATTACCCATGCCGAGGTATATCTCACGGCCAAGCTTTTGCATGTAGAGACAGGTGAGATTCTGTGGTCCGCAGAAATCATGAAGGATTCGAAAATGACTAATGCGGGAGAAAAGAAGAAGATGGGCATCATCGGTGGGGAGTCGGAAGCGGAGTCAGCCGTGAAACTGCTCGATGAGATTATTTCTGACATGGGCGACTCCTTTAAAGAAAAAAAGAATATATTAAAAAACATTTTTTAG
- the uppP gene encoding undecaprenyl-diphosphatase UppP has protein sequence MSTLQAVILGLLQGLGEFLPISSSAHLVLVPWIFGWTDPGLTFDIALHIGTLVAVVIYFWKDWLRLVTKGLADARSQDGRLFWYLVAATIPGAIAGFLLEKKAETIFRSPLLIAIMLIMAGVFLYWADRKSARNIEMNNITLATSMMIGLSQALAIIPGVSRSGITMTMGLLMGLTREGAARFTFLLSTPIIFGAALVKLPYIVANPALITANFMVGMLISFVTGIASIGFLLRYVQTRSFLPFAWYRFILGSLVVLIALVRSF, from the coding sequence GTGTCAACATTACAAGCGGTAATACTCGGATTGCTGCAAGGACTGGGTGAGTTTCTGCCCATATCAAGCTCGGCGCATCTGGTGTTGGTTCCCTGGATTTTCGGCTGGACGGATCCGGGACTTACCTTTGACATCGCCCTCCACATCGGCACTCTTGTTGCCGTGGTAATCTACTTCTGGAAGGATTGGCTACGGTTAGTCACCAAAGGATTGGCAGATGCCCGCAGCCAGGATGGGCGCTTGTTCTGGTATCTGGTGGCGGCCACCATCCCGGGCGCAATAGCCGGCTTTCTGTTGGAAAAAAAAGCGGAGACTATATTTAGAAGCCCCCTTCTGATCGCGATCATGCTGATTATGGCGGGTGTTTTTTTGTACTGGGCAGATCGAAAAAGCGCCAGAAATATTGAGATGAACAATATAACGTTGGCAACCAGTATGATGATCGGCCTGTCTCAGGCGCTGGCCATTATTCCCGGGGTTTCCCGTTCGGGTATCACCATGACCATGGGACTGCTCATGGGGCTTACGAGAGAAGGGGCGGCCAGATTTACGTTCTTGCTATCAACCCCCATTATATTTGGCGCTGCCCTGGTCAAGCTGCCTTATATTGTCGCCAATCCAGCACTGATAACCGCAAACTTCATGGTTGGTATGCTGATCTCCTTTGTTACCGGTATTGCCAGTATTGGTTTTTTACTGCGCTATGTTCAGACCAGGAGCTTTTTGCCCTTTGCCTGGTACCGATTCATACTGGGTTCCCTGGTAGTCCTGATTGCCCTGGTACGTTCATTTTAG
- a CDS encoding SpoIID/LytB domain-containing protein → MLLFNISAFAKKITAAFVIAFLISFPAAPARAVDFDAGPLLEQTRIFLDQGQFLECMDAYYQLYQYSRKPKERALGLVRIADVQALFLDHKAEALDLYLKARKEFTVMDIPENAFYNAGMIEFELGRWEPARKSFQSFVRLFPKSLRGSTAQYMLQRIESDLAGSAPLAQKETVPVADMPLLSEVPLVRVALNQSEQVTLRFQAEVELRTADGSQKWPPGEYRFANVDQKLQVEDQILGSQLTLVPVKGPFNWQGRPYNGNAVLKIVKNQVLLINQLPLEAYLEGVVPKEMLPSWKLEALKAQAVSARSYAYYLLRKSEDKDYDVAATTASQVYGGANAGNDNTNKAVSSTRGNILVYNGQPVLTYFHSHSGGVLEDASQVWSGSSLLYYQVKNDDISEKFNPLSWQYLVKNEDLLKTLQKNGFRIQEISDLTAGEVSPSGRLATVEVTTDSGPLKIRANSLRMWLGATNMKSVLASIQKQEDGYLFEGRGFGHGVGMSQWGAQGMAQGGSAYEQILRHYYPGTALKTIYR, encoded by the coding sequence ATGTTATTATTCAACATTTCTGCATTCGCAAAAAAAATTACCGCTGCCTTTGTTATTGCTTTCCTGATCAGTTTTCCGGCCGCCCCGGCAAGGGCTGTTGATTTTGACGCCGGGCCCTTGCTGGAGCAGACCCGTATATTTTTGGACCAGGGACAATTTCTGGAATGTATGGACGCCTATTATCAGCTCTATCAGTACAGTCGCAAGCCAAAGGAACGGGCGTTGGGTCTGGTGCGGATCGCCGATGTCCAGGCGCTTTTTCTGGACCATAAGGCAGAGGCGCTCGATCTTTACCTGAAGGCCCGCAAGGAATTTACCGTTATGGATATACCGGAAAATGCCTTTTATAACGCCGGGATGATCGAGTTCGAATTGGGACGATGGGAACCGGCGAGGAAAAGTTTCCAAAGTTTTGTAAGACTTTTTCCGAAGTCCTTGCGGGGGTCTACCGCTCAATACATGCTGCAGCGGATAGAGTCCGACCTGGCTGGTTCAGCGCCTCTTGCTCAAAAGGAGACGGTTCCGGTTGCGGATATGCCGTTGCTGTCGGAAGTACCTCTGGTGCGGGTAGCCTTGAATCAGTCGGAACAAGTTACTCTGCGTTTTCAGGCAGAGGTGGAACTACGAACCGCTGACGGCAGCCAGAAATGGCCGCCGGGGGAATATCGCTTTGCCAATGTTGATCAAAAATTGCAGGTAGAGGATCAAATACTGGGAAGCCAGTTGACGCTGGTCCCCGTTAAAGGGCCATTCAACTGGCAAGGGCGGCCCTACAACGGGAACGCGGTCTTAAAGATTGTCAAGAACCAGGTCTTGCTGATCAATCAACTGCCCCTGGAGGCCTATTTAGAAGGCGTAGTTCCCAAGGAAATGCTGCCTTCCTGGAAATTGGAGGCACTCAAGGCGCAAGCAGTGAGCGCCCGTTCCTATGCTTATTATCTGCTGCGGAAATCCGAAGATAAGGATTATGATGTCGCTGCCACCACTGCCTCCCAGGTTTACGGAGGCGCCAATGCGGGCAACGATAATACGAATAAGGCCGTCTCCTCTACTCGCGGCAATATACTGGTTTATAACGGCCAGCCGGTATTGACTTATTTCCACTCCCATAGCGGCGGTGTCTTAGAGGATGCGTCCCAGGTCTGGTCCGGCTCTTCACTTCTCTACTACCAGGTTAAAAATGACGATATCTCGGAAAAATTTAATCCCCTGTCGTGGCAATATCTGGTAAAAAATGAGGATCTTCTCAAGACTCTTCAGAAGAATGGCTTCCGCATTCAGGAGATTAGCGATTTGACGGCGGGTGAAGTTTCACCTTCTGGTCGGCTGGCGACCGTGGAAGTTACAACCGACAGCGGCCCGCTAAAAATCCGTGCCAACAGTCTCCGGATGTGGCTGGGCGCAACCAACATGAAAAGTGTTTTGGCCTCCATCCAGAAACAGGAAGATGGATACTTGTTTGAGGGACGCGGTTTTGGTCATGGCGTGGGCATGAGCCAATGGGGCGCCCAGGGGATGGCTCAGGGCGGTTCTGCTTATGAGCAAATTTTAAGGCATTATTATCCCGGGACTGCATTGAAGACGATATACCGGTAA
- a CDS encoding polysaccharide deacetylase family protein, producing the protein MHNRSANRLKFRCAFYYFMIIIAFLSGCAGEQVIPPPPLVPPVEATPTQVAPPAQTLVPPGESPQYTSFAVVTVKDRDTLSSLASQYLNDASKGWMIAEFNEVSEVTPGQKLIIPLKYFERGGLTVKGHQTVPILAYHKFSESKADKMTVTASAFEEQMKFLKDKGYHVITLNQLFDFLDFKIQIPKKSVVITIDDGWRSTYDIAFPILKRYGYPATLFIYTTLISGNKLTLNWDLINEMAGQGIDLQCHTRTHRNLNAPVSKESFKEYFEAIEKELLDAAKAIKMRTNREVQYLSYPFGNINHLGIALLKKQGYRGGVTVTRAGNAFFVNNYRVNRSMIFGEYTLQQFEKNLVIFTEESLK; encoded by the coding sequence ATGCATAACAGAAGTGCAAATCGGCTGAAATTCAGATGCGCCTTTTATTATTTCATGATTATTATTGCTTTCCTGTCGGGTTGTGCCGGGGAGCAGGTTATACCACCTCCGCCTTTAGTGCCGCCCGTTGAAGCAACCCCCACCCAGGTGGCACCACCCGCCCAGACGCTGGTGCCGCCGGGTGAGTCGCCACAATACACATCTTTTGCTGTCGTAACTGTTAAAGATAGAGATACTTTATCGTCCTTGGCCTCACAATACCTCAATGATGCTTCCAAGGGCTGGATGATTGCGGAATTTAACGAAGTTTCGGAGGTCACGCCGGGGCAGAAGCTGATTATCCCCCTTAAATATTTCGAGCGGGGGGGGCTGACGGTGAAAGGGCATCAGACAGTGCCAATCCTGGCTTATCACAAATTTTCCGAGTCCAAGGCAGACAAAATGACCGTCACTGCGTCCGCCTTTGAGGAACAGATGAAGTTCTTGAAAGATAAAGGCTACCATGTTATTACACTCAACCAACTATTCGATTTTCTTGATTTTAAAATCCAGATACCCAAAAAATCGGTGGTTATTACTATTGACGACGGCTGGCGCTCTACCTATGATATCGCGTTCCCTATATTGAAAAGATATGGGTACCCGGCTACCCTCTTTATCTATACAACGCTCATATCGGGCAATAAACTGACCCTCAATTGGGACCTCATTAATGAAATGGCCGGCCAAGGCATTGACCTGCAGTGTCACACAAGGACCCATCGCAATTTAAACGCCCCCGTCTCCAAAGAATCTTTTAAGGAGTATTTTGAGGCAATCGAAAAGGAATTGCTTGATGCGGCTAAAGCAATAAAAATGCGAACCAACAGAGAGGTGCAGTATCTTTCATATCCCTTCGGGAATATTAATCACTTGGGTATTGCGTTGCTCAAGAAGCAGGGTTATCGGGGCGGAGTGACTGTTACGCGTGCCGGCAATGCTTTTTTTGTAAATAACTACCGGGTAAACCGTTCGATGATTTTTGGCGAATATACCTTGCAGCAGTTCGAAAAGAATCTGGTGATTTTCACCGAAGAGTCGCTCAAATGA